A genome region from Coffea arabica cultivar ET-39 chromosome 7e, Coffea Arabica ET-39 HiFi, whole genome shotgun sequence includes the following:
- the LOC140011295 gene encoding putative late blight resistance protein homolog R1B-13 has translation MEICCSSSRSCFELALDFLGLIDKTFHYFGDVIYELEIDVRLLQSFDLYLTKCRRRRRNHKTCLEQDKEEKDVTSFRIQNLIIRRMQDLEFACSECLIPSHLAGLTQILRELTRFREAIKLFFERHIKEPCINFLLEYYWLRDPELVIDFIDSVSKALAKMNGFHLERLVENLMFLKSFILFAMLRGVKGQQLIDLLIHGEVVAINALHLASVWCFHTNKEVQNETELQMTRLIREKINPGDPQVRESYIHVLTAAKLSRSSDTSALEKNKHLVVDFMDYLVHNIKELLKSCTSTPVPIMNQMLKFVEGLRFLTILLRHQEKFKELCHEMKNLIGVVSCDAAVVIFSLSLNQIKEGLAKETDLALFHLLKALKFIRAEVTDPVTSFSPFGFPRTNELGCMDFLLENLKELESCNEADDSIAFPEDQIHTVLEDLVFLRSFLAKIVDQRNRNGKLQSLWSHVMEVAHRAEFVIDSIVVGDKHQYLERVASDIQLLRTEALETYDSTRHDYEAQRTNQKSFRIEAKRSTPVLNEVLVGLDDEVKTIIHSLTRGSKLLDFVSIVGMAGLGKTTMANRVY, from the coding sequence ATGGAGATATGCTGCAGCAGTAGCCGTAGTTGCTTTGAACTCGCTCTCGATTTTCTGGGCTTGATCGATAAGACATTCCATTATTTCGGTGATGTTATCTATGAGCTGGAGATCGACGTGAGACTTTTACAAAGCTTTGATCTGTATCTGACAAAGtgtaggaggaggaggaggaaccaTAAAACCTGTTTGGAACAAGATAAGGAAGAGAAGGATGTTACTTCTTTCAGAATTCAAAATCTGATTATCAGAAGAATGCAAGATCTTGAATTTGCTTGCAGCGAATGCTTGATTCCTTCTCATTTAGCTGGTTTGACTCAGATCCTACGTGAGCTCACCAGATTTCGGGAAGCAATCAAGTTGTTTTTCGAGCGACATATCAAGGAACCGTGCATCAACTTTTTGTTGGAGTATTACTGGCTGAGAGATCCAGAACTAGTTATTGATTTCATTGATTCGGTTTCAAAGGCTCTGGCTAAAATGAATGGATTCCATTTGGAACGCCTTGTAGAGAACCTAATGTTCTTGAAGAGTTTCATTCTTTTTGCCATGCTTCGCGGCGTCAAGGGTCAGCAACTGATAGATCTCTTGATTCACGGTGAAGTGGTGGCTATCAATGCATTACACCTGGCTTCTGTATGGTGCTTTCACACAAATAAAGAAGTACAGAATGAAACAGAACTTCAAATGACTCGACTAATACGCGAGAAGATTAATCCCGGTGATCCCCAGGTCCGAGAAAGTTACATCCATGTCTTGACTGCTGCAAAGTTATCAAGATCATCAGACACTTCAGCTCTGGAGAAGAATAAGCATCTAGTAGTTGACTTTATGGATTATCTCGTTCACAATATTAAGGAGCTGCTGAAATCTTGTACCAGTACTCCAGTCCCGATTATGAATCAAATGCTCAAATTTGTCGAGGGGCTAAGATTCCTGACAATCCTCCTCAGGCATCAGGAGAAGTTCAAAGAGCTATGCCATGAAATGAAGAATCTGATTGGAGTTGTGTCCTGCGATGCAGCGGTTGtaatcttctctctctctctgaatCAAATCAAAGAAGGCTTGGCCAAGGAAACCGATCTTGCTCTTTTTCATTTGCTTAAAGCGCTCAAGTTTATTAGGGCAGAAGTTACCGATCCAGTAACATCATTCTCGCCATTTGGTTTTCCTAGGACCAATGAGTTGGGCTGTATGGATTTTCTGCTTGAAAATCTGAAGGAACTAGAAAGTTGTAATGAGGCTGACGATTCAATTGCATTCCCAGAAGATCAAATCCACACAGTCCTAGAAGATCTCGTATTCTTAAGATCTTTCCTTGCCAAAATAGTAGACCAGCGCAACCGGAATGGAAAACTCCAATCTCTTTGGAGTCATGTTATGGAGGTTGCACACAGGGCAGAGTTTGTCATTGACTCTATAGTGGTTGGTGATAAACATCAATATTTGGAAAGAGTTGCCAGCGATATCCAGCTTTTGAGGACTGAGGCCCTTGAAACCTATGATAGCACGAGGCATGACTATGAAGCTCAGAGAACTAACCAGAAATCTTTCCGCATTGAGGCAAAACGTAGCACCCCAGTGTTGAATGAAGTTCTGGTGGGTCTTGATGATGAGGTAAAGACAATTATTCATAGTCTTACCAGGGGTTCAAAGCTGTTGGATTTTGTTTCAATTGTGGGTATGGCTGGACTTGGTAAGACAACAATGGCCAATAGAGTTTACTGA